From Candidatus Polarisedimenticolaceae bacterium:
AATCAGAACGACAACAGTGGCGTCTTCGTTCGTTTCCGCGATCCGCGGAAGCCGGAGCTTCCGGGAACGCCGGGTCCCGATGTCCCAGGAAATGCGGCGACGGTGGGCGTCGACACTGGGTACGAGATTCAAATTGATGAGGAGGCGCGCGGCGATACACGCAGGTCCGATTCGGATGGCACCTTCCCCGAGAAGGATGGCCACTTCTTCAACCGCACCGGGGCGATTTACAAAGTGAAAGCCGCCGGAACCGCACCGGGGCAGCAGAACTACACCAATGCCCAGCGCCTGCGCCACGGCCTGTGGCACCATTTCACGATCAAGGTGACGGATCGTACTTACGAAGTGACGCTCAACGGACAGCTCGCGACCACTTTCACGGCCGACCCAACAGATCCGAACGAAAAGTTCCGCGGAAGGAAACGTAGCGAGGATCCCGACTCCGGTTTCCTCGGTCTTCAGGTCCATACTGGAAACATCGCGTTTGCAAATTTGCGCGTCACTTGACGCGTAGCGATTTCAAAGGGAACAGCGACGGACTCGCCCTTGGCTAGCCGCCGTGTTGCACCACAGCAACACACCCAAATGTTTCTCATTGCGTTTCGCTTCCACCGCCGTATCATCACAAACAGGGGGTGGCCATGTAATCGGAGGATTGCATGGCCAACTGGAAGTCGGTCATTCCCGGCTTTGGGACGCCGGGGATTCACCGGAGCGCAAAGACACTTGCCTTGCCCACCCGGTGGGACTTCGGGGAGTCGTGTCTGCGCTGTTGGCCTCACGAGTCTGAACGGAAGTCCATCTGTCTTCGCCGATGTCGGTGGGCCAGGCGGGCTGCCAATTGAGCCGAGGGCTCGGGAGGAGCGTCGTGAAACGATTCCTTTTGTTCGGTTCCGCGGTCTGTCTTGTGCTCGCGGGGGGGATCGCCCTCGCGGAAGAGAACACGTCGCCCGTTGATCCGAAGGCCAAGCCCGACCAGCCAGCGCCGACGGCTCCCGCACCTCCGAAGGTCGACGGAGTTCTCCCGCAGCAGAATGCGCCGGCTCCAGGGGCTGGAGTGAACAAGCTCGGCGCGAACGTTCACAAGGATGGCACGCCGGATTGCGGTACCACCGCTTGCCCGCCCACCTTCTGCTTTGACGAGAATGGCGGTCAGTCCACCTGTCACCACCAGGCGGGCGGCACGTGCAGCGGCAACACGGATACTGGGTACCAGAAGTGCATCGACGGGACAGTCACTCACGTGTGTCCGGTGGGCCAGACGGTGCACCTCCAAACGTGTCCGTGCTCCTGCCTCGGTAATTCCTGCGGCACGCACGTCGTGTTCCTGGACTGCGAAGGCGAGTAGTTGAACTCTGCAGGGCCCCAAGCCCCGCCTCCTCAGCAACACCCCAGCTCCGGGACACCCCGGATTCAAGCGAGAGAGTAGATCCCGATCTAACCGAAAGGAGTACCTGGAATGCCCAAGTCTCGCGCTGTCCGGATTGTGAAGTCCGTTTTCGTCGTCGCCATCACCGTGATCAGCTTCCTCTCTATCGGGCTACTGACATCGGGCATCACGCCGACTGCGAAAGCGACCTGCTTGGCCGGCACGTGCGGCCCGGAAGATCCCATTGTGACGTGCGCCAACTGCGTCACATACGCGAACATCTGCGCGGCGAATGAAGCCTGCCAGTACAACTGCCGCGTCGGTGAGGACGGCCCGCCGCCCTGTCCTCAGCACTGATCGTTGATCGGACGCTCCCTTCGAGCGTCTGCACCGCATTCGTACTGCGAATCGAATCACCCGTGCGATGAGTTCCGACTTGCTGTCTTAGTTGCCGATTGCGCCAAGCTAGGCCACTGAAAAGGAGATTGCCATGAAGCGACTGCTGTTCTCGTTTGCGATCATTCTAAGCGCTGTGCTGCCGCTGAACGCTGCCGATCGCGGGACCGTCCCGGATCCTTCAAAGGAATCGGAGCAACCTAAGGCCACGACGGCGACCCAACCGGCGGGTCGGATCAGCTGCGCCGATGTGCCCATGAAGCCCAATGGCTCGGTTGATATGCTCGCCTACGGGGAGAAGGTGGGCTCCATGACTCCCGCCCCACACCCGACGGGAGACACACCGGATTGTCCGGCCGTGGTCCACTGCCCGGCGAGCGCCGGTTGCGATCGCTGCCACGGAATCAACTGCAGCGATGTCGATACGGGGGAGGCGGATTGTCTGCTCACACCCACGGTCCTATTCCACTGTTCCAGCGGCACGATTCACATCCATCCTTGTAACGAGTGTGAGGGTCTCTGTACTGTAGGCCACGCGTGCACCGACGCTTATTCGCAGACCTGGGACTGCGAGTAGTAGCACCTCACCGCCCCCGGCCGACTTTCGTCGGTCGGGGGCTCTTGCCTAGATTCCGCCGCGTGGATCGCATCAACTCGACAAGGACAGCGCGCTGCGGCACGTGGAACTCTCACGGCCCAATGCCCTCCCCCGCCCGCTCCCCACTGTTTCTCGGTCCGTGAGGGGCATGGCCGTGTCGGATTCAGACTGCTCTTCCTGAAAGAGCAAGCTCTCCAGACTTAGCAGCTGAAGATCGGAGGGCGGTGTAGCAGCGGCCCGACGATCTTCATCTGCTAGCGCGCTCCGGGCTAAGGAGCCGGAATGCAGAGACCCGTAGTGTACTCACCACCGCACGAGAGGCACTTGCCGACGTCGTAGTCGCAGTTGCCCCAATCGCCCCCGCAACATTCAAGCAATTGCAAGACTTTGCTCTTTCGGCCCGAGAGATTGAAGCAGGCCGGAAAATCAGAGTTAGCGTATGCCGTGAACGCTGTAACGTTCGATGCCGTTACCTCGATCACAATGGTTTTTGTGACACCGTCAGCTTCATTGATCGTCTGTACCGACGCCATTGTGAATCCGTTGTTTTGAATAATCGTCGAGGCGGACGAGATAACACTGTTCAAGGAAGTCCCGTCGCATGAATTGTGGCGCAGCAGGATCATGAATCCCGACGCTGTTTCCCTCGAATCGTTGAACCGAGGCTCAACGTAAGCGTTCTGAAGCAGTGCAGTCAATGCAGAATCGATCGTCGTCGGCGCGGACTGGTTGTTGTTGTAGGCGTACCCGCTCGGAAGAGCGAATGCGCTCGAGCACACCGCGAAGGTCAAGGTCGCGAGTATCGCAAACGACTTCATTGCATCCTCCTTCTGGTCCAAACGGTTTCCGTCGCAACGCCATTGAGGAACACTACTACGGCAGCCCTGATCGGGTCGCCCCATATTGTGGACGTTCTTGGGACGGTTTCCGAGAGCGCCAAATGGCCCTAGGCATCGACAGCATCCGCAATCGCAGCGGAAGAACGATTGGTCTTGCCAAAGAGTGCGCTGCGAAACCTGCGCCACGACCCCGAGGCACCGCACATGAGTTCCGGGGATTGCCGTGAAAGGCGCGAATGAAGGTGCCGCCTCCTCGGCGCCTACTTCAAAGCGTCTTGGCGAGCTCTCTTGCGCGTAGAACTGCCGTCGCGATCCAAAGAAGGAGAGAATCGATCGAAACAGCGTATGCAACGACCCACGCTTGTCGAGTCCAAAGCAGAGACGCCATGGTCCTCAGGCTGACGGTCAAATCGAATGCTTCGTATGACGGCGCGATCATCCGCACCATTGCTACGAGGCCCGCGGGCACGAACAGAACCGCGGCGGGGTACTGGGACGACGTCAGTGACGCGAACAATGCGTCCAGAAACTCATATCGCAAGAGAAGTGTGATCGCGACGGCCAGGATAGGATGAAAACGAAGGGTAAGGCACAAGCTAAGGGCGGCAGGAATTGAGAAACTGATAAGTTGAAGCGCGAGAGCAACATCGACGCGCGGAAAGTACGTGCGCAAGGTGATCGCCAGGAGCACGTGAAGAATGGCCCAGAGAACAAGAGTGAGAGTGCCCAGTACGCTCATGACACCGAGAAACTTTCCAACGACGATCTGCCATGGCATTACGGGCTTGCAGAGCATCACCTGCCACGTCTTGTCGCGACGTTCCGATTGGATGGTCCACGCGCCGAGAAGCGCGGCCAGAACGAATCCCACGATTGCATAGAATGAAATGACGTCCCAAGCGATTGCTGCAGAAACGGCCTGGCTGGTCCAAGTTCGTATTCCGATCACCGACTCGACGACGCCGGCCACGAGAACCAGAGCGACGAGAACACCGACGACGAACAAGCGGGACCGGCTTGTTCGTCTCAACTGGGTCCGTGCGAGTGCACCGATCGCGCTCATGGCTTCGATAACACCTCAATGAAGTAGTCCTCTAGGCGGATGTTCTCGGATGCCACCGAAATGATATCCGCTCCGATGGTTCGGAGATATGCGAGTCGTGCGTGAGTCTCCGATGAAGACGCCGCTCGCCATTGCGCAACA
This genomic window contains:
- a CDS encoding ABC transporter permease subunit, with the protein product MSAIGALARTQLRRTSRSRLFVVGVLVALVLVAGVVESVIGIRTWTSQAVSAAIAWDVISFYAIVGFVLAALLGAWTIQSERRDKTWQVMLCKPVMPWQIVVGKFLGVMSVLGTLTLVLWAILHVLLAITLRTYFPRVDVALALQLISFSIPAALSLCLTLRFHPILAVAITLLLRYEFLDALFASLTSSQYPAAVLFVPAGLVAMVRMIAPSYEAFDLTVSLRTMASLLWTRQAWVVAYAVSIDSLLLWIATAVLRARELAKTL